The Symphalangus syndactylus isolate Jambi chromosome 11, NHGRI_mSymSyn1-v2.1_pri, whole genome shotgun sequence genome contains a region encoding:
- the ANKRD34B gene encoding ankyrin repeat domain-containing protein 34B codes for MDEGMEISSEGNSLIKAVHQSRLRLTRLLLEGGAYVNESNDRGETPLMIACKTKHVDHQSVSKAKMVKYLLENNADPNIQDKSGKTALMHACLEKAGAEVVSLLLKSGADLSLQDHSSHSALVYAINSEDTETLKVLLSACKAKGKEVIIITTAKSPCGKYTTKQYLNMPPVDIDGCHSPATCTTPSEIDIKTASSPLSHSSETELTLFGFKDLELAGSNDDTWDPGSPVRKPALAPKGPKLPHAPPWIKSPPSLMHQNRVASLQEELQDITPEEELSYKTNGLALSKRFITGHQSIDVKDTAHLLRAFDQASSRKMSYDEINDQSYLSEGNQQCVEVPVDQDPDSNQTIFASTLRSIVQKRNLGANHYSSDSQLSAGLTPPTLEDGKALIGKKKILSPSPSQLSESKELLENISLGPLSRRNHAVLERRGSGAFPLDHSVTQTRQGFLPPLSVNSHPPISDINVNNKICGLLSCGQKVLMPTAPIFPKEFKSKKMLLRRQSLQTEQIKQLVNF; via the coding sequence ATGGATGAAGGTATGGAAATTTCAAGTGAAGGAAATTCCTTGATCAAAGCAGTCCATCAGAGCAGGCTTCGCCTCACACGACTTTTGCTAGAAGGTGGTGCCTACGTTAATGAGAGCAACGACCGTGGGGAAACCCCTTTAATGATCGCTTGTAAGACCAAACATGTCGATCACCAGAGTGTCAGTaaagccaaaatggtgaaataccTGTTAGAGAACAATGCTGATCCCAACATACAGGACAAATCTGGGAAAACGGCTCTGATGCATGCTTGCTTAGAAAAAGCTGGCGCTGAAGTtgtttccttgctcctcaagagTGGGGCTGACCTCAGCTTGCAAGACCATTCTAGTCACTCAGCTCTTGTTTATGCTATAAATTCAGAAGATACAGAAACCCTGAAAGTTCTTCTTAGTGCTTGCAAGGCAAAAGGGAAAGAGGTCATCATCATCACAACAGCAAAGTCGCCCTGTGGGAAGTATACTACTAAACAGTACTTAAATATGCCTCCTGTGGATATAGATGGGTGTCATTCCCCAGCTACCTGCACCACTCCTTCAGAAATAGACATCAAAACTGCCTCATCGCCACTTTCACATTCTTCTGAAACGGAACTGACGCTTTTTGGCTTTAAAGATCTTGAGCTTGCTGGAAGCAATGACGATACCTGGGACCCAGGTTCCCCTGTGAGGAAACCTGCGTTGGCCCCTAAGGGGCCCAAGCTCCCCCACGCTCCGCCCTGGATCAAGAGTCCCCCATCATTAATGCACCAGAACAGAGTGGCTTCATTGCAAGAGGAGCTCCAGGATATTACACCAGAGGAAGAACTATCCTATAAAACCAATGGGCTGGCACTTTCCAAGCGGTTCATCACTGGGCACCAAAGCATTGATGTAAAAGACACTGCACATTTGCTAAGAGCCTTTGATCAGGCCAGCTCAAGGAAGATGTCATATGATGAAATAAATGATCAATCTTATCTTTCAGAAGGAAATCAGCAATGCGTTGAAGTCCCTGTTGACCAGGACCCAGATTCTAACCAGACAATATTTGCTTCCACCTTAAGAAGTATAGTTCAAAAAAGAAACTTGGGGGCAAATCACTACAGCTCTGATTCCCAGCTCTCAGCTGGCCTTACCCCTCCAACATTAGAAGATGGCAAAGCActtataggaaagaaaaagatccTCTCACCGTCTCCTTCCCAATTGTCAGAGTCCAAAGAATTGTTGGAGAATATCTCCCTAGGTCCCCTGAGCAGGAGAAATCATGCAGTTTTAGAAAGGCGAGGTTCCGGAGCTTTCCCTTTAGATCACAGTGTTACCCAAACCAGACAAGGGTTTCTCCCACCCTTAAGTGTAAATTCTCACCCTCCCATCTCAGATATCAATGTCAACAACAAGATTTGCGGCCTTCTTTCTTGTGGTCAAAAAGTGCTTATGCCAACAGCTCCGATTTTCCCTAAAgaatttaaaagtaagaaaatgttGTTAAGGAGACAATCATTGCAAACTGAACAAATTAAGCAATTAGTAAACTTTTAG